CGCCGCATCCTGATGATGGTCAAGGCCGGCGCCGGGACCGACGACACCATCAACCTGCTCAAACCGCTGCTGGACAAGGGTGACATCCTGATCGACGGCGGCAATACGCATTTCACCGACACGATTCGCCGCAACCAGGAACTGGCCAAGGCCGGCCTGCATTTCATCGGCACGGGCGTGTCGGGCGGCGAAGAGGGCGCGCTGAAAGGGCCGTCCATCATGCCGGGCGGCCAGCGCGACGCCTATGACCTCGTTGCACCGATCCTCACCGAAATCGCCGCCAAGGCGCCGGACGGCGAGCCGTGCGTCGCCTACATGGGGCCGGACGGTGCGGGCCACTTCGTGAAAATGGTGCACAACGGCATCGAATACGGCGACATGCAACTGATCGCCGAAAGCTACGCCGTGCTGAAGCAGGTGGTGGGCCTGTCGAACAAGGAACTGGGCGACGTCTACACCGAATGGAACAAGGGTGAACTCGACAGCTACCTGATCGAAATTACCTCGAAGATCTTCAGCAAGAAGGACGACGAGACGGGCAAGGACCTGGTCGACGTGATCCTCGACCGCGCCGCGCAAAAAGGCACCGGCAAGTGGACCAGCCAGAATGCGCTCGACCTCGGCGCGCCGCTGCCGCTGATTACCGAAGCCGTGTTTGCGCGCGTGCTGTCGTCGCTGAAGACGGAGCGTGTTGCGGCGTCCAAGGTCATCAAGGGACCGGAAACCAAAGCGTTCGACGGCGATCGCACCGCGTTTATCGAATCCGTGCGCCGCGCGCTCTACTTCAGCAAGGTGATCTCGTACGCGCAGGGCTTCGCGCAATTGCGGGCCGCGTCGCAAGAGTACAAATGGGATCTCGACTTCGGCACGATCGCGAAGATCTTCCGTGCAGGCTGCATCATCCGCGCCCGCTTCCTGCAGAAGATTACGGATGCCTATACGAAGGACAAGGCCATCGCCAACCTGTTGCTCGATCCGTACTTCAACGACATCGCGTCGAACTATCAGGCCGCCCTGCGCGACGTGGTGATCGCCGCGATCAAGGCCGGCGTGCCGGTGCCGGCGTTTGCCTCGGCGGTGGCGTATTTCGACGCTTACCGTTCCGAACGTCTGCCGGCCAACCTCGTGCAGGCGCAGCGCGACTTCTTCGGTGCGCACACCTTCGAGCGCGTCGACAAGTCGGGCAGCTTCCACGCCAACTGGTCCTGAACGCAGGACTTCGGTCCGCCAAACGTCGCAGCCCGGCCCGCCCCGTCATGGGGTGGGCCGGGCTGTTTGTTTTGGCGCCCCGGACGCGGTAAAGGATGCCCGGGCGGCATCCCACTTGTCGGGTTGCGACGTCACGGTTGCGTCAACGGCCGGGCAAATGCGGCACCCCTTCGTTGCTGGTCAGATTCAGTTGGTGGATCTGCCGGTGTGCCTTGTTCAATTGCGCCTGCGCCGCCACCCGCTGCGCTTCCAGTTGCGCGACCTCCTTGCGCACCTGATGCTGCCGTCCCGTCACCACCTGTTCCTGCGCGGCGTTGCGCTGCAGGTCGCAGCGCAAGCGTTCCGCCTGGGCTTCCGATTGCGCGATCATCCGCGCGAGCTGTTCGTTCTGGGCCGCCAGTTGCGCGCGGCGGGTTTCGCCTTCGGACAGGCGGGTGGCCTGTTCTTCGAAGTGGTGGAAAGCGGCCTCCGCGGCGTCCAGG
Above is a genomic segment from Paraburkholderia phenazinium containing:
- the gndA gene encoding NADP-dependent phosphogluconate dehydrogenase, encoding MGKQAIGVVGLAVMGRNLALNIESRGHAVSVFNRSREKTDELIAEFPDRKLVPTFTLEEFVESLEKPRRILMMVKAGAGTDDTINLLKPLLDKGDILIDGGNTHFTDTIRRNQELAKAGLHFIGTGVSGGEEGALKGPSIMPGGQRDAYDLVAPILTEIAAKAPDGEPCVAYMGPDGAGHFVKMVHNGIEYGDMQLIAESYAVLKQVVGLSNKELGDVYTEWNKGELDSYLIEITSKIFSKKDDETGKDLVDVILDRAAQKGTGKWTSQNALDLGAPLPLITEAVFARVLSSLKTERVAASKVIKGPETKAFDGDRTAFIESVRRALYFSKVISYAQGFAQLRAASQEYKWDLDFGTIAKIFRAGCIIRARFLQKITDAYTKDKAIANLLLDPYFNDIASNYQAALRDVVIAAIKAGVPVPAFASAVAYFDAYRSERLPANLVQAQRDFFGAHTFERVDKSGSFHANWS